The DNA sequence GCTTGGCGCGCGACGCGGCTTGGCGCATCCCCCATTGAAACAAAGACATATTTTCTGGTACGACTTCGGAGTTTTGTTGGCTCGCCGCTTCGTAATACGTGTCCGGCTTGCGCGACAACGGCGGAATGCGCGGCATAATTAAAGCGGCGATGACCCCTGCAACGACGATGGTCAAGTAAAACGGCACAAACAAATGCTCCAACCCGACGTAACCGATAATGACGATACTGAACGTAATCGATACGAGTGAGAACGTCGTGCCGATCACCGCTGCTTCCCGCTGCGTATAGTACCCTTCCTCATACTGCTTGCTCGTAAGCAAGACGCCGACCGTGCCGTCTCCGAGCCACGATGTCAAACAGTCGATCGCCGACCGCCCTGGTAACGTAAACAGCGGCCGCATCACTTTCGTCATTAACACCCCGACTAACTCCAAGAGACCAAAGTCGAGTAACAGCGGTAATAATGAGCCGGCAAATAAAAAGATAACCGTTAAAAACGTCACAAGGCCAAATGCGTCGTCTGCCCAAAAGATTTCTGGACCGATTTGAAACAATGTCGTCAGCGCAAAAAACATCCCTAACACGCGTGCCGTCAACCAAAACGGTCCGACGTCAAACAGCCCTTTTAAATAGGCGTTGTTCGCGATGAACGACGGTTTAGCTACCTTCGCAATTAACGATAACATTCCCGTGACGAGCAAAAAAAAGACCGAAATGTACGGGAGCGTCTCCGCGATCGTCCCTTCGACCCAATTCGCTACCAAGGCGACTGGAATAGAGACGTCCCCTTTCCATGAAATAGGGATCATAAATAAGAAAATCCCAAGCATTGACATGACGATAAACTTAGTAACATTTTTTGCTGTATAGTCTTTAGCGACAGCAAGTGTACGACTGTCCGCACTGTGTAACGGCTGTGCGTTGTTGTCCATTTTCCTCCCCCAGATCCAAACGAATCTAAGTGTATACGAATCGATTTCGTATCACCTTACATCAATATGCATAATTATACACACTCTCACTGCAGCTGACAACTGTGTTTATTTACCTTTTTTATTCATACTAGCAAAAAACAAAGAAAGCACTTTCATTTAAACGCACCGTATGTTAGACTATGATAAATCCTACAAATAGATTCAAAATAAGGAGGAAAGGTGAATGGAGGAAAGGCGCGCACATACGACTTACTTGTTAGGTTTAATTTTTTTAGTCGCCGCCATTATTTATTTTTTTGCTACGAACTGGCCGCTTATGGATCGTCCGACGAAGATTTTATTGAGTTTGCTGTTGATCGTATGCGGCTACCTTGCTGCATGGGTGTATGAGCGAACGAACGACATGCGTTATTTGTCCCGCTGGTGGCTCGTCTTTGCTACCATTTCTTTCGGGGTAAGCGTTGCCTTGCTCGGACAAATGTACAACTCGCACGCTGACTCGTATGTCTTGTTTTTAATCTGGTTAGTACCGGCATTAGTTATGGCGCTATGGACGCGATACACACCCTTTTATTGGTTGTCCTTACTACTGCTGGAGTGCACGATATGGCTAAAAGTATATCCGAGCGGCTTCTTCTTTATTTACGACATCTGGGAAGACACGTACATATTTAGTGCCATTGTGTTGTTTCATTTATTGCTTTATTATGGCAGTCAGCGGGTACAGTTACAGCACATATCGCACGTTTTGTTAGCGGTCGCACAGTTGAGTATCGTTAGCCGCTTGGTGAAGCATCCATTTTATGACGTGTTAGCGAACTGGGAGGGGTCTTTCGCTACTCCTGATCAATTCGCCCAAACGATTTTTCCGCTGTTCCACCTATTATACATCGCTGTCATGGTTCTCATCGCACGTCATTTGTTCCGTACGAAAAACTTCCATCCGCTCGTGTTCGCGGTTCACCTCTTATTTTTCGATGTTTATGTCGTTTACAACGTGTTTTATATATTTTACCAATTTTTTGGTGACTCGCTGTTTCTACGTATACTTATGCTTGTCGTACTGTTTACGTTGAGTCGGTTTAGTTTAAAGGTACTTAACCGAACGAAGTCGACTAAGTCGCAAGGACAGTCGAACAAATGGGTGAACGCGACGTACTATTTTTTCGTCACTGTATTTTCTTTGCTTGGAACGATCGTGGCACTGCTTATAATAGCTGCATTTATTTTGTTGTTTTTAGGTGCGGACAATTTATCGATGTTTTTCTTGCTGCTCGGGATTGTGTCGATCAGCGGTTCGTTACTTATTACGCACCCGTTGCTGACGGTTGTAAGGGCAACACTCGCCGCAAGCGGCAGTTGCTTATTGTATCTGTACGCACTAGAATTTTCTGTTATCTCCTATCTCGTAACCGTCGTCATCTTCGCTGCCTTTTCCTTGGCGATACTCAAATACAAATGGGCAGTGATCTTTTACGTTGCCAATCAATGGACACTGATCAAGTTTATTTATTCTCTTTTTATAACAATCAATGTGCCGCTCGTAATCGCCGATCTGTGTGTCATCGCGTTAGTCGCTTGGAACGTATTCATTTGTTACAAATTCCACACGATGAGTTTACGTTTAGTCGCTTACGTCCTCTCAGTTGCCATGTTATTTGATCTCGCATTCTTGTCTTTCCAACCGTCGCTATGGCTCACCGTTGTTTACCGTTTGCTCGCTGTCGCTTTTTTATTGTGGCAACTGTATAAACCGTTCACCGCGTCACGCATGTTACGTTGGTTTACTTGGGCAGCGCTCGCCACGTTTATTATGTGGATGTACTACGAATACTTATGGTCGCTACTGCATAAATCGCTCACTTTACTTTTGCTTAGTGCGATTTGCTTTGCCCTCTTTTTCATCTTGAACAAAAAGAAAAATACCGCCGTAACTGTAGCGCGCATCCGTTGGTGGGGAATCGTTGCTGTACTTGTCGCACAACTTGTCTTCGTCGGGGTGACCGTTTACCAGAAAGAAACTTTACTAAAAGAAGGAACAAGCATCGCATTGAAATTAGCGCCGGTCGATCCCCGTTCCATGTTCCAAGGTGACTATGTCAACTTAAGCTACGACTTAGGGAGAGCCCTACCCTACTTTAATGAAAATGGCGCCGTTCACGTCATGTTAACAGCGGACGATGCACAATCTGTGCGTTACAACGGCGAGTATATTCCCCTGTATACAGGATCGGCAATCATTCCGCGTGCGAAGTGGCGCAAAGGTTACAATGTGCGTGCAGAGCGACAGGGCGGCGACGATGACGATGCGCCGATTTTCCTACGCGGGGAAATAAAGCACGGACAACTCGTTTTAGGGATCGAGCATTTCTTTGTTCCGGAAGGGACAGGGCGTAAGTGGGAGCAAATGAACGTCGCGATTGTCAAAGTGGCAAAAAACGGGGATGCACTTTTAGAAACGTTAGTAAGGTATCCGCTGCCGTAGCGGAAAAGGAAAAAATGATCGACAAAAGCGCTCGCTCTCCGAATTCAAGGGGGGGCGGGCGCTTCTTTCTTTCGGTACAATGTTGTTTTTTCGTAAAAATCACGCGTATGACGCGTGTATCACAGTGATGAACTTTTCCGCGATTTATCGCGATAAGTTTTTGACAGGCGTTTTTTTAAGTCGGTTTAAATTGGTAGTTTCACCGTGAACGTACTTCCCTTGCCCCATTCAGACTTAACGTCGATTCTACCACCGTGGGCGGCGACAATTTCACGCGCAATAGCCAAACCGAGGCCGGTGCCAGCAATCCCTTTATGTGCGGCATCGGCGACGCGATAATATTTGCGGAATAGGAGTGGGAATACGTGCGGTGGAATCCCGATTCCTTCATCGGCTACGTCGACGCACATATGACGATCGTCCTTGTACAGTCGCACCAAAACGCGCCCGCCGTCGGGAGAGTACTTGATCGCGTTACTGAGTAAATTGTATAACACTTGCTTGATCTTAGAGGGATCGGCTGTTACGTTCGCATCTTCCGTTCTTCGCTCGAGCAGTAGCGTATGCCGATTCGTGTACAAATTTAACGGTGTCATGGCCTCTGTGACAATATCCGCCATGTCGATGCGCTGCTTTTGTACTATCGGTTTTGCTGCCTCTATCTGCTCGACGTCGAGTTGTTCGACGTCGAGCAAATCGTTCACGAGTTGGACGAGACGGTGTACCTCTTTATAAATCGCTGCGAGGTACTTCTGCTGCCTTTGCGCAGGTAGCGATTGATGCAACATTAACTCGGTCAACCCTAACACACCCGTGAGCGGCGTCTTTAATTCGTGGCCGAGCGTATGCATTAGGTCGAGCTTTACACGGTACAGTTCTTCTTTATACGTGGACTGATCAGTGTAACGTGCCATTTTTACGCATATTCCTTTCATTCACCTGATGATAACATTCTCCCGATTTGCTGCAGTAGTTTTAGCGGACTAAACGGTTTAGGCAGAAAAAAATCGACGCCGTACGCAAGAGCCCGCTGTCGGTGTTGCGGCGTGTGCTCGGCGCTAATCATAATGACTTGCGGTGTATTGCGGCTGGACTGCGCTTTAATTTTCGCGAGTGCGTCGAAACCGTTCATGTCTGGCAACACGTAATCGAGTAGCACGAGGTCGTACGCCTCTCGTTCAATTGCCGCTAAAAAAGCCTCCTTGCCACTGGCGACGTCGATCGCGTAACCGGCGTCTGTAAGCATGTCGCGCATCAGCATTTGTAAAACCTCTTCGTCTTCTACTACTAAAATTTTTGCCAAAGGCACGATTACCCCCTTTATATCAGTTGTTAATGCTTGGCGAATTCCCGCTGCACGATCGCGTATGATTGCTTCAACCGCTCATGGGACGACGGTGCTTCCCACGCCGGCCATTTGTACGGCTTCGCGGTACGGAGCGGCAACGTATCGCCGTCGATTGCCGGCAAGCTATCGGTGACGTTAACGATGCGCTCGAGGTCTTTAGCCTTGCCGTCTTTCGTCGGCTTGTACGTCACCGCCGCGATTTTGAAACCACCCGTTTTTTGTGACGCGCCAATGCCTTTTTGCCAGAAATCGCCCATAATTTCGCCGCGGCTCGGGTCTTTCACGTTAAGTAGTGCCCACGGCAGGCGAATTTCGACGATGTCGTTCTTCTCGCTGATGATAAAGTCACTGAGGGAATGGAACGATGCCGCTTGCGGATCGCCGTTACCGTGCTGCAATTTCCCCGTCTCTACCGCTTGAAACGGAATAAAGCGGTTTTCCGGTGCAATGTACAATTTACGGCTAATTGCGAGCCGAATCGGGTTGAACGCGTCACTATGTTTGTCGGTGGCTGCGCGCTGCCGGGGAATCATTTTTAACTCCTCGCCGTAATGGTAATAAAACGAATCGTAATGGCTGTGTACGAGGAGGCGACTTTCTTTCGTCCCGTTTAAGTGAAGTATGAAGTCGACTCCGCTATCGGTCTTTAGGTTCGTCTGAAACGGCAACTCGTTACTCCCTTGCCCGGGAATCGTATCGAACAAGCGGAGCGTGTGGCTCTTTTTCGGATCGTATCCTTTTAGCGAACGATAGTCGAGGCGCAAGTACAAGTAAGCCTCGTCACTCGTCGCATACAAGCGCTCAAGCGTGCGCATGTCGTCGGCGCCGTCGCCTAAAGCAGCGAGGGGACGACTCTTTTTCTCGTGCAACGGTTCAAGCGATTGCTCCTCCCAATCGTCTGCCTTTCCGTCTAGTCGGATCTTAAGTTTGTCCGTCCCCGGGTCAAAACTGAGCAGTCCGTAATGCTGTTCACTCGTTTGCTTGTTAGACCAAAGTGGGCGCCGGTCGGCGTTGTCGTAATCCATCGTGTTCCACGTGCGTTTAAACCACTCGTCTTGCCACGAAAAAATCAGTCCACCGGCTAGCCCTTCTTGAACGATCGTGCGAAACTGCTTGGCCACCATTTCCCCTTGTTCTTTTTCCGTGAGCCCACCTTGATCCATCCCGTGTACGCTTTTGTGCGTGATACCGCGCGACGACGGGACACCAAATTCGGCGACGAGGATCGGCATGCGGTGCGCGCGGTGTAAGTCGCGCAAGTAGCCGGCGTAATTGTTCTTCTCGCCTTCTTTGTCTACGAAATTTGTGTAAGCCGGGTCGACATTTAAATTGTCTGGATAGTACGGATACACGTGGTACGACGCAAATTGACCGGCTAAGTGACGCTTCGTCGGCGCGATCACATGCGGATCGACACTCACTAAGTCTTCCTTGTCGTGCGGTTCATACGGGTGCTCCAGTAAATCTGTCGTCACCCAGTTCGTAAAACTGATGGGCCGTTGCCAGCGATACCTCTCGGTCTCGTAAGCTGCGGCCGCCTCCATGCGCGCTGCCACCCAGCTTTCAAACGGATGCGCGCCGTGCGCCCTAAAATACTTACCTTGAAAGTCAGCCATCCCGCGATGTTTTTTGATCGTTGCCTGGACGACGTCTGGATCCCACTCAATCCCTAAAATCCAGCCGAGGACGTACGGCGATACGTCCGCCGTATACTTGCCGCTCGCGTACCCTTTGCGCACGGGTAAATCTGCCTTGCCGTGTACGACGTCGATCGTCTCTTGGATCGCTTGGTCTACCTGCTTCACGACATTGTCGGCATAGGCGTCTTTGGCGGCGAGCAGCGGCTCTTCATCGACCCACACGCCGTGGAACAAGTAGAGCGGTGCTGCAGCCTGTTCATTGTACGCCTTAAGTGCCTCGTAAAATTCAGGGGGGTGGAGCGTATACACTCGCACCGCGTTGGCGTTCATCGCGCCAATTTGCTTAAACCAGCGTAAGTACTCTTCTTTCGTAATCGCCATTTCGCCGGGAAAGTGACCAGGCTTGGCAATCCCCATGTTGACCCCTTTAATTAACAGCTCCTCCCACTTACCATTTTTGTAAACTTGCAGCTTTTCCTTGCCAACGGTGCCCGCAAGGGAGAGACCATCTACTTTTTTGATCTGAAAGGTCTTAGTCGTTTCCTTCGCTGTAGCCCCGGCGTGATCGTGCGCCGCAACGGTCCGCGCCTCGTGCGTTTCGGCCAAAATCGCCTGCATCATCGGTACGTACACTTTCCAATAAAACGCCTCTTGCCCGACTTCGTCACTCGCGGCAAGCCATTTTTTTACGGTAGTGATCCCGGTGTACGCGTGCACCTCGGGAACGTTCTCCCCACCCGCAAAATCTCCAGCAAAATAATATGTATGTGTGCCGCGGACAACCGCTGGCGCGGTCGTTGGAAGGCCGTGCTGACGCAATTTTTGTTTGCCGCTTTCCTTTGTGTCGATGACATACTCGGCGAGCACTTCTTTCTCTTTCTCTTTCTCTTCCTCTTTCTCTGCACCTGTGCCATCTGTGTCATCTGTGTCGAGCGGCTCGACCACGTCAAACCACCCGTGGTAGCGTACCTCTTCGTCTAAGCCAAACGCGTCTCGCCCTTTTTCTGTAAAACGAAGTTTTATGTCACCTTCGGCTAAGTCGCGTGCGGTGAGGACGACGATGTCATCCCGTTCGCTGACAAACAGCGCGCCTTTCCCTTGGTACGCCCACTTCTCGCCCGTCTGTGCTTCGTATTTGTCGACGACCCATGCGGGAACTTTTCCGCCACGGGCGAGTTCATCGTAATAACGGCCGATCCACCCGCTCCACTTCACGCCGAGCAAGTTATACATCGTCTCTTTAGCCGTTTGTTCGGTCGGGTTGCCAAACGAATTAAATTCGGCGACGACCGTCGTCCCATTTGCTGCCGCTTCGGCAATCGCCGCCGCTTCGCGCCGCTCCAGTCCGCCGTAAATGAGCGCGGAACGCTTTCCGCTTTTCGTTCCATCGCGCTGCTCGTCCGCATAGACGCCGTAAGCGTCGGCTAAGTAAATCAAATCTTGTTCGTCAAACACTTGAGGTAGCTCTTTAATTTTGTAATCGCCGTTGCTTTTAGGGTGGTAGCCGTAATAGTCACTTTCTCCGTCATACGGTTTCCCCGTCTCGCGCTGCACGAACTTTTCGTTATTCAACACCCACGCAAACCCTTTATGTCGCTCTTGCCCGCGTTCTGGCACGGTTTTGTCTACAATCGCCACATTTAGGCCACGTTCTGGAGATAATAACCAAACAATTTTCGGGAG is a window from the Numidum massiliense genome containing:
- a CDS encoding YjiH family protein — its product is MSMLGIFLFMIPISWKGDVSIPVALVANWVEGTIAETLPYISVFFLLVTGMLSLIAKVAKPSFIANNAYLKGLFDVGPFWLTARVLGMFFALTTLFQIGPEIFWADDAFGLVTFLTVIFLFAGSLLPLLLDFGLLELVGVLMTKVMRPLFTLPGRSAIDCLTSWLGDGTVGVLLTSKQYEEGYYTQREAAVIGTTFSLVSITFSIVIIGYVGLEHLFVPFYLTIVVAGVIAALIMPRIPPLSRKPDTYYEAASQQNSEVVPENMSLFQWGMRQAASRAKQSSVATVAQKGMRNVVDMWVGVLPFVMALAALANIIAEHTPVFKFIGAVFIPILSLLNVPEASAAAQTVIVGFADMFLPVVIAKKTIANEFTLFVIACLSVTQLIYMSEVGALLLGSKIPVNFKDLVIIFFERTLLTLPIIVLMAYLLL
- a CDS encoding GDYXXLXY domain-containing protein; this encodes MEERRAHTTYLLGLIFLVAAIIYFFATNWPLMDRPTKILLSLLLIVCGYLAAWVYERTNDMRYLSRWWLVFATISFGVSVALLGQMYNSHADSYVLFLIWLVPALVMALWTRYTPFYWLSLLLLECTIWLKVYPSGFFFIYDIWEDTYIFSAIVLFHLLLYYGSQRVQLQHISHVLLAVAQLSIVSRLVKHPFYDVLANWEGSFATPDQFAQTIFPLFHLLYIAVMVLIARHLFRTKNFHPLVFAVHLLFFDVYVVYNVFYIFYQFFGDSLFLRILMLVVLFTLSRFSLKVLNRTKSTKSQGQSNKWVNATYYFFVTVFSLLGTIVALLIIAAFILLFLGADNLSMFFLLLGIVSISGSLLITHPLLTVVRATLAASGSCLLYLYALEFSVISYLVTVVIFAAFSLAILKYKWAVIFYVANQWTLIKFIYSLFITINVPLVIADLCVIALVAWNVFICYKFHTMSLRLVAYVLSVAMLFDLAFLSFQPSLWLTVVYRLLAVAFLLWQLYKPFTASRMLRWFTWAALATFIMWMYYEYLWSLLHKSLTLLLLSAICFALFFILNKKKNTAVTVARIRWWGIVAVLVAQLVFVGVTVYQKETLLKEGTSIALKLAPVDPRSMFQGDYVNLSYDLGRALPYFNENGAVHVMLTADDAQSVRYNGEYIPLYTGSAIIPRAKWRKGYNVRAERQGGDDDDAPIFLRGEIKHGQLVLGIEHFFVPEGTGRKWEQMNVAIVKVAKNGDALLETLVRYPLP
- a CDS encoding sensor histidine kinase, with the translated sequence MARYTDQSTYKEELYRVKLDLMHTLGHELKTPLTGVLGLTELMLHQSLPAQRQQKYLAAIYKEVHRLVQLVNDLLDVEQLDVEQIEAAKPIVQKQRIDMADIVTEAMTPLNLYTNRHTLLLERRTEDANVTADPSKIKQVLYNLLSNAIKYSPDGGRVLVRLYKDDRHMCVDVADEGIGIPPHVFPLLFRKYYRVADAAHKGIAGTGLGLAIAREIVAAHGGRIDVKSEWGKGSTFTVKLPI
- a CDS encoding response regulator, with amino-acid sequence MAKILVVEDEEVLQMLMRDMLTDAGYAIDVASGKEAFLAAIEREAYDLVLLDYVLPDMNGFDALAKIKAQSSRNTPQVIMISAEHTPQHRQRALAYGVDFFLPKPFSPLKLLQQIGRMLSSGE